One halophilic archaeon DL31 genomic region harbors:
- a CDS encoding hypothetical protein (KEGG: hla:Hlac_3063 hypothetical protein) — MPDDIPDTAPNLEDVNYDELSEFFEKKGAVELISLLDGEGYRFDEIDDLLDVSRGYLNDRRDEAVHLRLIVPDQAYRDDSVRRVWTLTTLGHYLRQRMRHLGVTESHERLITARREYEDRKGDFLDWVDDPESIEAYAEDMRAGNRVHPTEFPAKIQDLFRRIDHDRF, encoded by the coding sequence ATGCCAGATGATATCCCCGATACAGCGCCTAATTTAGAGGATGTGAATTACGATGAACTGTCGGAATTTTTTGAGAAGAAGGGCGCAGTTGAGTTGATCTCTCTTCTTGATGGTGAAGGGTATCGATTCGACGAAATCGACGATTTACTCGATGTCAGCCGTGGGTATCTGAATGATCGCCGTGACGAAGCCGTCCATCTCAGGCTGATTGTTCCTGACCAAGCATACCGAGATGACTCCGTCCGCCGTGTGTGGACTCTTACAACGTTGGGCCACTACCTCCGACAGCGGATGCGCCATCTCGGAGTGACAGAGAGCCACGAGCGACTCATCACCGCTAGACGTGAATACGAAGACCGGAAGGGTGATTTCTTGGACTGGGTTGATGATCCAGAGTCAATTGAAGCGTATGCTGAAGATATGCGAGCTGGCAATCGGGTACATCCAACAGAGTTTCCGGCCAAGATACAAGATCTTTTCCGCCGAATTGATC
- a CDS encoding transposase IS4 family protein (PFAM: Transposase, IS4-like~KEGG: hla:Hlac_3062 transposase IS4 family protein) translates to MSNESSRVQSGLTKQVDDVLTADTDWITLANELDVSRYTLRDAHPEWSSSLPFRPMFLAYLWATVERESLSGIPERLSDRPELARAFGFEMDDLPSESSCKPVRLESRFRKLQTVVESGAEEIRLLAAERGAPIGNDLLKTADDEDKQSLSNRTVQRLLRKKGHQVLDELKSVAIPSISLSRPDDAIYDDDELLVLEAIASIKQKAAHDSGQKLGDMKNPDPDIDDPFYEDGPSGETLLEALKQMSIEEIATVLNFALRKTYTRAKPRIRELEHGNGSRFGTRAKVALDMTYVAYYGDRDEMEWVQGAPEGKEYSWCHKFATVVIVGENTHYVVGVCPLGSTDYAATDAYPGKDSSYYVGDVARQLLSIAEDYVDIRMVYADREFHAVDVLQTLINKRLDYVIPAKKDQHRIGPMCDRFDQVKQGYHEPNDTPLYVEEDFVMHGVVKDGVSNHTVHTTVAVLPPAEDDDVHEEGSPQPFITSLDVSDEVALDRRWAKQQIEQYSDRGAIENSYSSIKNAAAWTTSKEFGVRWFHFAFGCVVYNMWLLVDFLTQERIGVIETRKKPRITLSRFLDWLDKELITLI, encoded by the coding sequence ATGAGCAATGAGAGCAGTCGGGTTCAAAGTGGGCTGACAAAGCAAGTTGATGATGTCCTTACTGCAGATACTGACTGGATCACACTTGCGAACGAACTGGACGTGAGCCGCTATACGCTACGGGACGCACACCCAGAGTGGAGTTCGTCGCTTCCGTTTCGGCCAATGTTTCTGGCGTATCTGTGGGCAACTGTCGAGCGTGAATCTCTGTCAGGAATCCCAGAACGCCTCTCTGACCGACCGGAACTCGCCCGTGCATTTGGGTTTGAGATGGATGATCTCCCCTCAGAAAGTAGCTGTAAACCAGTCCGGCTTGAAAGCCGATTCAGAAAGTTACAGACGGTCGTCGAATCAGGTGCTGAAGAGATCCGCCTGCTCGCGGCTGAACGAGGCGCACCAATCGGGAATGATCTTCTCAAAACAGCGGACGACGAAGACAAACAGTCGCTGTCAAATCGAACCGTCCAACGCTTGCTACGGAAGAAGGGGCATCAGGTGCTTGATGAGTTGAAGTCGGTAGCCATCCCTTCAATCTCACTCTCTCGCCCGGATGACGCGATCTACGACGACGATGAGTTACTCGTCTTAGAAGCAATCGCGTCGATCAAACAGAAGGCAGCACACGATTCGGGCCAGAAGCTGGGTGACATGAAAAATCCAGACCCAGATATTGATGACCCGTTCTACGAGGACGGCCCATCTGGTGAGACGCTGTTGGAAGCCCTCAAGCAGATGTCTATCGAGGAGATTGCGACTGTACTGAATTTCGCTCTCCGGAAAACCTACACACGCGCGAAACCCCGAATCAGGGAGCTCGAACACGGGAACGGCTCACGGTTTGGGACTCGTGCGAAAGTCGCTCTGGATATGACGTACGTTGCCTACTATGGCGATCGCGACGAGATGGAATGGGTACAGGGCGCACCTGAAGGAAAAGAGTACAGTTGGTGTCACAAGTTTGCGACGGTCGTGATCGTCGGCGAGAACACCCACTACGTCGTTGGGGTGTGTCCGCTCGGGAGTACGGATTACGCTGCGACGGACGCCTATCCCGGCAAGGATAGTTCCTACTACGTTGGGGATGTTGCACGACAACTTCTCTCGATCGCCGAAGACTATGTCGACATCAGGATGGTGTATGCCGATCGTGAATTTCACGCTGTAGATGTCCTTCAGACGCTTATTAACAAGCGGTTGGATTACGTAATCCCTGCCAAGAAAGATCAACATCGGATTGGACCGATGTGTGACCGGTTTGACCAAGTGAAGCAGGGGTATCACGAACCGAATGACACCCCGCTGTATGTCGAGGAGGATTTCGTCATGCACGGTGTAGTGAAGGATGGCGTCTCAAACCACACGGTACATACGACCGTTGCCGTGTTACCCCCAGCGGAAGATGATGATGTCCATGAAGAGGGATCGCCACAGCCGTTTATCACCAGTCTCGATGTGAGTGATGAGGTCGCACTCGATCGGCGCTGGGCGAAACAGCAGATCGAACAGTACAGTGACCGCGGAGCGATCGAGAACTCGTACTCGTCGATCAAGAACGCAGCAGCGTGGACTACCTCGAAGGAGTTTGGAGTACGGTGGTTTCATTTCGCCTTCGGGTGTGTGGTCTACAATATGTGGCTGTTAGTCGATTTCCTCACACAAGAGCGCATTGGGGTCATTGAAACCCGGAAGAAGCCCAGAATCACACTCAGTCGGTTCCTTGATTGGCTGGACAAAGAGCTGATCACACTCATTTAG
- a CDS encoding integrase family protein (PFAM: Integrase, catalytic core, phage~KEGG: nph:NP6156A hypothetical protein), protein MTPDEEHATTASEAATVSVLDVLEDYLTDKGKGRDGESGQYRRHADREVNRFVGFLAGDQPPSSVAFEELTVEALREYARYLSRQGWTEGTVQNYYAHVSGFCGWAAREGYLSGNPAQRRRAKEPLPEDTGRKSGEQQAWSAEQREQLLSHVDEQAHEAVDDVATDRQAAIKACRDRALVYVLCFTGVRGAEILADDGDDRRGRDGLRWAEVSLETNSIQVLGKNGKWDDRPLPDPAVPSLERVQSVLAPSNDDWPVFTTLDYPTLLQAFTQAMTERGYDPSEVEALRHEKVTEGEASLIELLAEYDVAPPALTTHGARTVLKRLTDEAGIDLDDKHGYLAPHGARRGVGEVLVRAYGHAEAARYLDNSEEIVREHYSHIEAGELAERAEAAFAEHDQDHRADRTTDDE, encoded by the coding sequence ATGACTCCTGATGAGGAGCACGCGACGACGGCGTCGGAAGCCGCGACCGTCTCCGTCCTCGACGTTCTGGAGGATTACCTCACGGACAAGGGAAAGGGACGAGACGGTGAGAGTGGACAGTATCGACGACACGCCGACCGCGAGGTGAACCGATTCGTCGGCTTCCTCGCGGGCGACCAGCCACCGTCCTCAGTAGCGTTCGAGGAGCTCACAGTCGAAGCTCTCCGTGAGTACGCGCGGTATCTCTCCCGTCAGGGCTGGACCGAAGGGACAGTCCAGAACTACTACGCGCACGTCTCGGGATTCTGTGGGTGGGCGGCTCGCGAGGGTTACCTCTCGGGGAATCCCGCTCAGCGGCGCCGTGCGAAAGAGCCACTCCCTGAGGATACGGGCCGAAAGAGCGGCGAGCAGCAGGCATGGTCAGCAGAACAGCGCGAACAACTTCTCTCACACGTCGACGAACAAGCGCACGAGGCGGTTGACGACGTCGCGACCGACCGGCAGGCCGCAATCAAGGCTTGTCGGGATCGCGCACTCGTCTACGTACTCTGTTTCACCGGCGTACGCGGCGCGGAAATACTGGCCGACGACGGCGATGACCGGCGGGGACGCGATGGCCTGCGCTGGGCGGAAGTCTCCCTTGAGACCAATAGCATCCAAGTCCTCGGGAAGAATGGGAAATGGGACGACAGACCGCTCCCCGATCCCGCCGTTCCCTCGCTTGAGCGTGTCCAGAGCGTCCTTGCACCGTCGAATGACGACTGGCCGGTGTTCACAACGCTCGACTATCCAACGCTCCTACAGGCGTTCACACAGGCGATGACGGAACGAGGCTACGACCCCAGCGAGGTCGAGGCGCTCCGTCACGAGAAGGTCACGGAGGGTGAGGCGTCCCTCATCGAACTGCTCGCCGAGTACGACGTCGCGCCGCCGGCGTTAACGACTCACGGCGCTCGGACGGTCCTGAAGCGGCTCACTGACGAAGCGGGCATCGACCTCGACGACAAACACGGGTATCTCGCGCCACATGGGGCACGGCGCGGCGTCGGTGAGGTTCTCGTTCGGGCGTACGGACACGCTGAGGCGGCGCGCTATCTCGACAACTCCGAGGAGATCGTTCGCGAACACTACTCCCATATTGAGGCTGGAGAGCTGGCCGAGCGCGCTGAAGCCGCATTCGCTGAACACGACCAGGACCACCGGGCCGACCGCACTACTGACGACGAGTAA
- a CDS encoding hypothetical protein (KEGG: hma:pNG7174 hypothetical protein), which produces MTGLKKGTGGLDFDDDSDQEEVEAELEAEAESESESVVDSDPEPEKETDSEPESAAERETDQSPAQTQAQGGDLDMDDLPYLVRRQMRGASVNADRTKQLLLEVRPFVKDGEEDFLNELRDLVDGPVYKGDAREAAMIVAQEHPELVADKLREWGIEYLDK; this is translated from the coding sequence ATGACGGGTCTGAAGAAGGGGACTGGCGGACTCGATTTCGACGACGACTCCGATCAGGAAGAAGTCGAAGCTGAGCTCGAGGCTGAAGCCGAATCCGAGTCAGAATCCGTCGTCGACTCCGACCCAGAGCCCGAGAAAGAGACCGACTCGGAACCAGAATCGGCCGCAGAGAGGGAGACAGACCAATCACCTGCACAGACACAGGCGCAGGGTGGCGATCTCGACATGGACGATCTCCCGTATCTCGTGCGCCGGCAGATGCGTGGCGCATCGGTAAATGCCGACCGAACCAAGCAGCTGCTCCTTGAGGTTCGTCCCTTCGTCAAGGACGGGGAGGAGGACTTCCTCAACGAACTTCGAGACCTCGTCGATGGGCCGGTCTACAAGGGTGATGCTCGAGAAGCCGCAATGATCGTCGCGCAAGAACACCCCGAACTCGTCGCCGACAAATTACGTGAATGGGGCATCGAATATCTCGATAAGTAG
- a CDS encoding chromosome partitioning ATPase (KEGG: hbo:Hbor_39090 chromosome partitioning ATPase) produces the protein MPITYTIYSESGGIHKTTWTANLAEAHARQGFDVLVIDLDHQAANLTYLLDVEEGRDDPDADNLVRHVLDRPNGDFDDLIRSTDEGVDVLPAHDMLEEFTELLLQRERFEENMGDEFDRYEQLYKVLWEKNNVQDDYDVVIIDPNARAEIMLYNAIYATRTLVAPSKPAGKGNKSLEGLAGLLESMSENLGIDVGVASVILSGAGTTSTHRRYIDEMEEEYGIAATIGERQSMMDEMWDAQGTAFKVVEEGWHNGEQGTRRLRDREVETLETILDIADYIAEEFGVEPPREPSLNIEDSEVVS, from the coding sequence ATGCCCATCACGTATACCATCTACTCAGAATCCGGAGGCATACACAAGACGACGTGGACCGCCAATCTCGCCGAAGCACACGCTCGACAAGGCTTCGACGTCCTCGTCATCGACTTAGACCACCAAGCCGCGAACCTCACCTACCTGCTAGACGTCGAGGAAGGCCGCGATGATCCAGATGCGGATAACCTCGTACGGCACGTCCTCGACCGGCCCAACGGTGATTTCGACGACCTCATTCGGAGCACGGACGAGGGCGTCGACGTCCTCCCAGCACACGATATGCTCGAGGAGTTCACGGAACTCCTCCTTCAACGTGAACGCTTCGAGGAGAACATGGGAGATGAGTTCGATCGCTACGAGCAGCTCTACAAGGTCCTCTGGGAGAAGAATAACGTCCAAGACGACTACGACGTCGTCATCATCGACCCGAACGCGCGGGCCGAAATTATGCTCTATAACGCAATCTACGCCACTCGAACGCTGGTCGCACCGAGTAAACCTGCCGGGAAGGGTAACAAGAGCCTCGAAGGCCTCGCCGGACTTCTCGAGAGTATGAGTGAGAACCTCGGCATCGATGTAGGTGTCGCCTCGGTCATCCTCTCCGGGGCTGGCACGACGAGCACTCACAGACGGTATATTGACGAAATGGAGGAGGAATACGGGATTGCGGCGACCATCGGCGAACGACAGAGTATGATGGATGAGATGTGGGACGCCCAAGGAACTGCGTTCAAAGTCGTCGAAGAAGGTTGGCATAACGGTGAACAAGGAACACGACGACTCCGTGACCGGGAGGTGGAGACGCTCGAGACCATCCTCGACATCGCAGACTACATCGCTGAGGAATTCGGCGTCGAACCACCTAGAGAGCCATCGCTCAACATAGAGGACTCAGAGGTGGTGTCCTGA
- a CDS encoding hypothetical protein (KEGG: nph:NP6158A hypothetical protein), which produces MSIIFEHETPSLILWEIIEELLEDVRPNYQYTQGDS; this is translated from the coding sequence ATGTCTATTATCTTTGAACACGAGACTCCCTCTCTGATTCTCTGGGAAATCATCGAAGAGCTCCTCGAGGACGTTCGTCCGAACTACCAGTACACTCAGGGGGACTCATGA
- a CDS encoding metallophosphoesterase (PFAM: Metallophosphoesterase), whose product MTHQRFLACGDNHGDTESLEKLVEATEGEEFDFIIHTGDITNAYKTDLETGIDQLRAVEPYFETLAERGTLVYIYGNRDKERAFGGSPTHVSEEYELSVGHHLQAGSELTVDGQRFTADPADAGPEDILLTHGISQEAFFQSSASAYFCGDTHRARQFKTALNTGYLHNDKGFNGAYFTATHDDDELEVDVHGLDEQWKGFVCPDHQWYGRQFTPEKFGCGLCKFGPSRQFSSIAYIAFETVTSKENNSETASVEDLVDAARDTIVDDEMFAKQFRSYLEELVSVDQPHPTNPLKPAEQPGVLKRQ is encoded by the coding sequence ATGACCCATCAGCGGTTTCTCGCCTGTGGCGACAATCACGGGGATACAGAATCACTCGAGAAACTTGTTGAGGCCACCGAAGGTGAGGAATTCGACTTCATCATCCATACAGGCGACATCACGAACGCCTACAAAACTGATCTCGAGACGGGTATCGACCAACTCCGGGCTGTGGAACCGTATTTCGAGACATTAGCGGAACGCGGAACTCTCGTCTACATCTATGGAAACAGAGATAAAGAACGGGCGTTCGGCGGATCACCAACACACGTCTCAGAAGAATACGAACTCAGTGTCGGTCATCATCTCCAAGCAGGCAGTGAACTCACGGTCGATGGACAGCGGTTTACAGCGGATCCAGCCGATGCTGGCCCCGAAGATATCCTCCTCACCCACGGTATCTCTCAGGAGGCATTCTTCCAATCATCGGCAAGCGCCTACTTTTGCGGCGATACACATCGAGCGCGGCAGTTCAAAACCGCACTCAATACCGGATATCTACACAACGATAAGGGATTCAACGGCGCCTACTTCACCGCCACCCACGACGACGATGAATTGGAGGTAGACGTCCACGGGCTTGATGAACAGTGGAAGGGATTTGTCTGCCCGGATCACCAGTGGTACGGCCGGCAGTTTACTCCTGAAAAGTTCGGTTGTGGCCTCTGTAAATTCGGTCCTAGCCGTCAGTTCAGTTCCATCGCCTATATCGCATTCGAGACGGTGACATCCAAAGAAAATAATTCTGAGACTGCAAGTGTCGAGGACCTTGTCGATGCGGCTCGTGACACGATCGTCGACGACGAGATGTTTGCCAAGCAGTTTCGCTCGTATCTTGAGGAGCTCGTTTCCGTTGACCAACCGCACCCCACAAATCCACTCAAACCCGCCGAGCAACCTGGTGTCCTCAAACGTCAATGA
- a CDS encoding Rad51 domain protein (PFAM: DNA recombination and repair protein Rad51, C-terminal~KEGG: hbo:Hbor_01160 DNA repair and recombination protein RadA), which translates to MSSDDLQELPKVGPSREADLKEAGFETMQSLAVSSPGELSSIIDVSESTASDIINGAREAADIGGFDSGAAVLDRPSIKKLETGHSEVDRLLGGGIETQAITEFYGNENSGRTTMAHQLCVQSLLPDNAGGLGGDSVYIDTRGKFDPDRVTEIIEGLDTDRREALGAQFEIPSGDVEGLAEKALNQIHIKRPTTTNEQLLTTEELSNLADRVESAGSELRLVIVDSLTINFRAEYQGRGELAERQQKLNSHLHDLRRFSDMKNAAVVVTNATNSSGESYGGAIVDHSVPFRLQIQKTSGEKRRIKLVDAPNLKYGEVGAYIEQGQFVPE; encoded by the coding sequence ATGTCCAGCGATGACCTCCAGGAACTCCCAAAAGTAGGACCAAGCAGAGAAGCGGACCTCAAGGAGGCCGGATTCGAGACGATGCAGTCCCTCGCGGTCTCATCACCAGGGGAGCTCTCTTCTATTATCGACGTAAGTGAGAGCACAGCATCGGACATCATCAACGGTGCCCGTGAGGCTGCTGATATCGGAGGATTTGATTCAGGAGCCGCTGTCCTTGATCGTCCCAGCATTAAGAAGCTGGAAACGGGCCACAGTGAGGTTGATCGGCTTCTAGGTGGAGGTATTGAAACACAGGCGATTACGGAGTTCTATGGCAACGAAAACAGTGGGCGGACCACGATGGCCCACCAGCTCTGCGTCCAGTCACTTCTTCCCGACAACGCAGGCGGTCTCGGAGGGGACTCAGTCTACATCGACACGCGAGGGAAATTCGATCCGGACAGAGTTACAGAGATCATCGAGGGGCTCGACACGGATCGGCGAGAAGCTCTGGGCGCCCAATTTGAGATTCCATCTGGTGACGTAGAGGGTCTCGCTGAAAAGGCCCTCAATCAGATCCACATCAAGCGGCCAACGACCACTAATGAGCAGCTGCTCACAACGGAGGAGCTCTCCAATCTGGCAGATAGGGTTGAATCAGCCGGGTCAGAGTTGCGATTGGTGATTGTTGATTCACTAACTATCAATTTCCGTGCAGAATACCAGGGAAGAGGCGAGCTTGCGGAGCGTCAACAAAAGCTAAACTCGCACCTCCACGACTTGCGGCGGTTCAGCGATATGAAGAACGCTGCCGTGGTGGTTACGAACGCGACTAATTCCTCAGGAGAATCCTACGGAGGGGCAATCGTCGACCACTCGGTTCCGTTCCGTCTCCAGATCCAGAAGACCTCGGGCGAGAAGCGTCGTATCAAGCTCGTCGATGCCCCGAACCTCAAGTATGGGGAAGTAGGGGCCTACATCGAACAAGGTCAATTCGTCCCGGAGTAA